One Lytechinus pictus isolate F3 Inbred chromosome 12, Lp3.0, whole genome shotgun sequence genomic region harbors:
- the LOC129272989 gene encoding transmembrane protein 127-like: MPSSGRTSGSSSRRSRSNHSHHHHRHRRRHRLRPKQTERNLVASILGMVVIAVLISALADRKWFRLHGGKCKQEYLGAYQFLTPNIENMASYQYCFTSKAIPIMRAVIGFLFLGIVSSLVAFFLDTLGPMQTPLKLCRRFAISSIVTVLFCVAINGFCYWVSTCIEEELKAYKLVSTSKVYVTFEMGYYLVVVSGALSVVISATNLLRRYPLYDEPQRRERLVEDWDELLEQELPGFPPNAALTAPPAYTP; encoded by the exons ATGCCGTCTTCAGGCCGTACGTCAGGGAGCTCGTCCCGCAGGAGTCGATCGAATCACagccatcatcaccaccgccaCAGGAGAAGACATCGGCTGAGACCGAAGCAGACGGAACGGAACCTGGTTGCCTCTATACTCGGGATGGTTGTCATAGCTGTTCTTATCTCGGCCCTAGCAGACAGAAAGTGGTTCAGACTGCATGGCGGGAAGTGCAAACAGGAGTATCTGGGTGCCTACCAATTCCTCACACCAAATATCGAAAATATGGCAT CATACCAGTACTGTTTTACAAGTAAAGCGATACCAATCATGAGAGCGGTGATAGGGTTCCTGTTCCTGGGCATCGTGTCGTCTCTTGTTGCATTCTTCCTAGACACCTTGGGACCTATGCAGACACCATTAAAGCTCTGTAGAAGATTCGCTATCTCATCCATTGTAACAG TCCTCTTCTGTGTCGCCATCAATGGCTTCTGCTATTGGGTGTCAACGTGCATCGAAGAAGAGCTCAAAGCCTACAAACTGGTCTCGACCAGCAAAGTCTACGTCACGTTCGAGATGGGCTACTACTTGGTTGTCGTCTCGGGGGCACTCTCCGTCGTCATATCAGCCACCAATCTTCTCAGGCGGTACCCGCTTTACGACGAGCCCCAGAGGAGAGAGAGGTTGGTGGAAGACTGGGACGAGCTGCTGGAGCAAGAGCTGCCAGGTTTTCCTCCCAACGCAGCCCTCACCGCCCCTCCTGCGTACACCCCTTAA